The following proteins come from a genomic window of Nitrospirota bacterium:
- a CDS encoding radical SAM protein, protein MWKKGGCFVHNTGMHKQRYGHIEIPLQRVHIELTNVCDFSCVFCPKSEMKRPYGHMETGLAKRILSEIGKEGIAEKVTFHVMGEPTLHRDFFAILEHALKEGVKVGLTTNGGGLGGPIGRRLLDYPLHQLDISLQTPDARSFALRKAGARSFEAYLEGILGFFAAYHAKHPETLFKFRFLNTRFRKKAMERRIGPVRVISSTRELRDTFRYWAGRMYELLGIGAEVREKAIANIDRLVSYRWNVVEVCPNVFFETYVLDDWGHAFGDERIRDAWAGYCFGMRDHFAILYNGDVTLCCIDFDGNTRVGNLHESSLKEILSSAEVGRIVEGFKRFRLVHPYCRRCMGSRSFASWLVKPAASVAGLKLLKPFFYKRSRLIKEN, encoded by the coding sequence TTGTGGAAAAAAGGCGGCTGTTTCGTTCACAATACGGGAATGCACAAACAGCGGTACGGCCATATCGAGATCCCGCTCCAGCGGGTGCATATCGAGCTCACCAATGTCTGCGACTTCAGCTGCGTCTTCTGCCCGAAGTCGGAGATGAAGCGGCCGTACGGCCATATGGAGACCGGCCTCGCCAAACGCATTCTTTCTGAGATCGGTAAGGAGGGCATCGCCGAAAAGGTCACCTTCCACGTCATGGGAGAGCCGACGCTCCACCGCGATTTCTTCGCGATACTGGAGCATGCGCTGAAAGAGGGGGTCAAGGTGGGGCTCACGACCAACGGCGGAGGGCTCGGCGGCCCTATTGGCAGGCGGCTCCTGGACTATCCCCTGCACCAGCTCGACATCTCGCTCCAGACGCCGGATGCGCGCTCTTTTGCCCTGAGAAAGGCGGGTGCGCGATCATTCGAGGCGTACCTCGAGGGGATCCTCGGATTTTTTGCCGCCTATCATGCGAAGCATCCCGAGACGCTCTTCAAATTCCGCTTTCTCAATACCCGTTTCAGAAAGAAGGCCATGGAGCGGCGGATAGGGCCGGTTCGGGTCATCTCTTCCACCCGTGAGCTGCGCGATACGTTCCGTTACTGGGCCGGCCGCATGTATGAGCTGCTCGGCATCGGCGCCGAGGTGCGGGAGAAAGCCATAGCGAACATCGACCGCCTCGTCTCGTATAGATGGAATGTGGTCGAGGTCTGCCCCAATGTCTTTTTCGAGACCTATGTGCTCGATGACTGGGGGCATGCCTTCGGCGACGAGCGGATACGCGACGCCTGGGCCGGCTACTGCTTCGGCATGAGAGACCATTTCGCTATTCTCTATAACGGCGATGTGACGCTCTGCTGCATCGACTTCGACGGCAATACCAGGGTCGGCAATCTCCATGAATCCTCGCTGAAGGAGATACTCTCTTCCGCTGAGGTGGGGAGGATCGTCGAGGGATTCAAGCGGTTTCGGCTCGTCCATCCGTACTGCAGGCGCTGCATGGGAAGCAGGAGCTTCGCTTCCTGGCTGGTCAAGCCCGCGGCATCCGTCGCAGGCCTGAAGCTCCTGAAGCCGTTCTTCTACAAGCGCTCCCGGCTGATCAAGGAAAATTAA
- the nuoF gene encoding NADH-quinone oxidoreductase subunit NuoF, with amino-acid sequence MNRNITIHVCMGTGGIAAGGGEVLDAFSSLMQAQNIPAEFKKECALHKVGCRGLCAKDVLVDVIIDGARTTYQYIKPDMVQRIVDEHIVGGAPVAEWLAGEDYENFYTKQVKVVLNDCGRIDPESIDSYIGVGGYTAAKKALTSLSPDEVIKEMKRSGLRGRGGGGFPTGIKWETCRKVPADQKYIICNADEGDPGAFMDRAVLEGTPHAVIEGMLIGAYAIGATKGYVYIRAEYPLAVERLKRAMSDARERGFLGKKIFGAGFDFDIKIKLGAGAFVCGEETALIASIEGQRGMPRPKPPFPVFVGLWGKPTVINNVETFANVPSILNKGAEWFASYGTETSKGTKVFALTGKVKNTGLIEVPLGITLREIIFDIGGGIENGKKIKAVQTGGPSGGCIPAEFLDISVDYESICKVGSIVGSGGMIILDEDDCMVNVARYFLNFTQNESCGKCVPCRIGTKRLLEILDRITKGRGREGDLELMESLSDDIKAGSLCGLGQTAPNPVLSTLKYFRDEYEAHVRDKKCPAKVCRDLVTYSIMEEYCKGCGACLRACPAGAITGEKKKPHRLAAEKCIKCGSCFDVCKFKAVGRT; translated from the coding sequence ATGAATAGGAACATTACGATTCATGTCTGTATGGGCACCGGCGGCATCGCGGCAGGCGGCGGCGAGGTGCTCGATGCCTTTTCCTCGCTCATGCAGGCGCAGAACATTCCCGCCGAATTCAAAAAGGAATGCGCCCTGCACAAGGTCGGGTGCCGCGGCCTCTGCGCAAAGGATGTCCTCGTCGATGTCATCATCGACGGCGCGAGGACAACGTATCAATATATCAAGCCCGATATGGTCCAGCGGATCGTCGATGAGCATATTGTCGGCGGCGCACCCGTTGCCGAGTGGCTCGCGGGAGAGGATTACGAAAACTTCTATACAAAGCAGGTCAAGGTCGTGCTCAACGACTGCGGAAGGATAGACCCCGAGAGCATCGACTCCTATATCGGCGTCGGCGGCTATACGGCGGCAAAGAAGGCCCTCACCTCCCTGAGCCCGGACGAGGTCATCAAGGAGATGAAGCGCTCCGGCCTGCGGGGCCGCGGCGGCGGGGGCTTCCCGACGGGGATCAAGTGGGAGACCTGCCGCAAGGTGCCTGCGGACCAGAAATACATCATCTGCAATGCCGACGAAGGAGACCCCGGCGCCTTCATGGACAGGGCCGTGCTCGAAGGAACCCCTCATGCGGTCATCGAAGGCATGCTCATCGGCGCCTATGCCATCGGCGCGACAAAAGGCTATGTCTACATCCGCGCCGAATATCCTCTTGCGGTCGAGCGCCTGAAACGGGCGATGAGCGATGCGCGGGAGCGGGGGTTCCTCGGTAAAAAGATCTTCGGCGCCGGCTTCGACTTCGATATAAAGATAAAGCTCGGCGCCGGCGCGTTCGTCTGCGGCGAAGAGACCGCGCTCATCGCCTCGATCGAAGGGCAGCGCGGCATGCCGCGTCCCAAGCCGCCCTTCCCGGTCTTCGTGGGGCTGTGGGGGAAACCGACGGTCATCAACAATGTCGAGACCTTCGCGAATGTACCGAGCATCCTCAACAAGGGCGCCGAGTGGTTCGCGTCCTACGGCACCGAGACCTCGAAGGGCACCAAGGTCTTCGCCCTCACCGGCAAGGTGAAGAACACCGGCCTTATCGAGGTCCCTCTGGGGATAACGCTCAGGGAGATCATCTTCGATATCGGCGGCGGCATCGAGAACGGCAAGAAGATAAAGGCCGTCCAGACCGGCGGTCCCTCGGGCGGCTGTATTCCCGCCGAGTTCCTCGATATCAGCGTCGATTACGAGTCCATCTGCAAAGTCGGCTCCATCGTCGGCTCGGGAGGCATGATCATTCTCGACGAGGACGACTGCATGGTGAATGTAGCCCGCTACTTCCTCAACTTTACGCAGAACGAATCCTGCGGCAAGTGCGTGCCCTGCAGGATCGGCACGAAGCGGCTCCTCGAGATCCTCGACCGGATCACCAAGGGCCGGGGCAGAGAGGGCGATCTCGAGCTCATGGAGTCGCTGAGCGACGATATAAAAGCAGGATCCCTCTGCGGGCTCGGCCAGACCGCTCCCAATCCCGTGCTCAGCACCCTGAAATACTTCAGGGATGAATACGAGGCGCATGTGCGCGACAAGAAGTGCCCGGCAAAGGTCTGCCGCGATCTCGTCACCTACAGCATCATGGAAGAGTACTGCAAGGGCTGCGGCGCCTGCCTGAGGGCCTGCCCTGCAGGCGCTATCACGGGCGAAAAGAAGAAGCCCCACCGCCTCGCTGCAGAAAAGTGCATCAAATGCGGGAGCTGCTTCGACGTCTGCAAGTTCAAGGCGGTGGGCAGGACATGA
- a CDS encoding patatin-like phospholipase family protein yields MYLKRAFILFVLVVTGIVSCAPTQEVVQPPVTRPARIAVVLGAGASRGFAHIGVLKVLEANNIPVHMIVGTSAGSFVGSLYAYGYNAYQLQKMAMTIEKGDIIDVAIPDNGFIKGELLEGYVNRMVKNTPLEKMRTPFYAVATNILNGQEVVFGRGNAGAAVRASCTIPGVFRPVRIGSQLFVDGGVVSPIAIDAARGQGADIIIAVDISSDLESTPPESTIDTILQSVNIMYAKISSLQLPRADVVIRPRVGHIGSSDFLKRHEAILEGERAAQEMIPRIAALLDRLRREGRL; encoded by the coding sequence ATGTACCTGAAGCGTGCGTTTATCCTGTTCGTCCTGGTGGTGACGGGCATCGTCTCCTGTGCTCCCACGCAGGAGGTGGTGCAGCCGCCGGTAACCAGGCCGGCGCGTATCGCGGTGGTGCTCGGCGCCGGTGCATCGAGAGGCTTTGCGCATATCGGCGTGCTCAAGGTGCTCGAAGCGAACAATATCCCCGTTCATATGATCGTGGGCACGAGCGCGGGAAGCTTTGTCGGGAGCCTCTATGCCTACGGCTACAACGCTTATCAGCTCCAGAAAATGGCGATGACGATAGAGAAGGGCGACATCATCGATGTCGCGATCCCCGACAACGGGTTCATCAAAGGCGAGCTGCTCGAGGGCTATGTCAACAGGATGGTGAAGAACACGCCCCTCGAGAAGATGCGCACTCCCTTCTACGCTGTGGCGACCAACATACTGAACGGGCAGGAGGTCGTCTTCGGCAGGGGCAATGCCGGCGCCGCGGTGCGGGCGAGCTGCACGATACCCGGCGTCTTCAGGCCGGTGAGGATCGGCAGCCAGCTCTTCGTGGACGGCGGGGTGGTGAGCCCCATCGCCATCGATGCGGCGAGGGGCCAGGGAGCCGACATCATCATCGCCGTCGATATCTCGTCCGACCTCGAGAGCACCCCTCCCGAAAGCACGATCGATACCATTCTCCAGTCGGTGAACATCATGTATGCGAAGATTTCGAGCCTCCAGCTGCCGCGCGCCGATGTAGTCATAAGACCACGGGTGGGACATATCGGCTCGAGTGATTTCCTGAAGAGGCATGAGGCGATCCTCGAGGGCGAGCGCGCCGCCCAGGAGATGATACCCAGGATCGCTGCGCTCCTCGACCGGCTCCGGCGGGAAGGCCGGCTCTAA
- a CDS encoding PD-(D/E)XK nuclease family protein, protein MVTLFHVPLGYRHTTQFLFKRAIRRGSHPDYSSILYLAPTSFKADDAQKIFHELQDGKCYVPPECTTIPRFARRMFATYGKERVLSRALVPFVLSRLSGPERLEGPAEQAGAKGKGFGFSRLSAGFIRDLKQRFPDHDSAALQALCAGMFASLDIPEAVTRVVTEIIGTYGAYREFVGSNGLVDEDDLLVRCPGYVAQKYAAPGDRCTLILDGFYDPSGAERSIIKALILHAGEVLVSLPSEPPFSDLLKEYRDFLRDTSTLREERLDKEVPDRSQPLRYYTYADVEEEVEGMARSIKSSFVSGKIKRLEEITVVFPDLRSYAPMVDRIFRRYGVPASISVRKSLGEMRPFLDLFCLLRSVAEGYPRLHFSQFLSSPYFTALPETMRAWIAPLSLQSGIVAGKEAWLEFIAEGSETLDMNRVPERAEIEKGMKRVFRKLSPLEEIRDGASLARYAEVLGTLADDLGFPGPRTDATTKALSEAFNEILDQIAFIGALTPGSVTLPEFEEALRHLLRTAFLDSEEQGVRVIGFPDAAGLSPRYLYFGGLADGALPQRQEMDYLLPDSAKRRLGLMHLEKFSSLQKYLFTCLVKNCGRHHLSYPLMDGDTLFLPSSFLYGGEELRERIPGIFSQEEYLVAKGNEPLLRQMDEIELLPALLRLPSSLRVTDVDAYRACPRRFFIEKILQLTPSGIKEYEIEAATLGTVIHKIMERLMKESFGGLDELHRRAEGVVGEVLHEKKMGLYWKGLIKDTFIEMLPELYDRELDIRGEGYISSEVEKNISGEPVKGIKLRGKIDRIDRLGDEVQLIDYKTGTAGLNCTQALSGNEDLQLFLYAAILKSHGYHVSRVGIYSLKDITVKWCPPKRRGRGKGKEEPGRHLDDYISASLQFLESAVARIRKGDFRAKPMNDYVCWNCHEYAFCPYIQQ, encoded by the coding sequence ATGGTCACGCTTTTTCATGTGCCGTTGGGATACCGGCATACGACGCAGTTCCTGTTCAAAAGGGCGATCAGGAGGGGCAGCCATCCCGACTACTCGAGCATCCTCTACCTGGCGCCTACGTCTTTCAAAGCCGACGACGCCCAGAAGATCTTTCACGAGCTGCAGGACGGCAAATGCTACGTCCCTCCTGAATGCACCACTATTCCCCGCTTCGCCCGGAGGATGTTTGCGACCTATGGAAAGGAGCGGGTGCTTTCCCGGGCGCTGGTCCCCTTCGTTCTCTCGCGCCTGTCCGGACCTGAGCGCCTGGAGGGGCCGGCAGAGCAGGCGGGCGCGAAAGGCAAGGGGTTCGGTTTCTCGCGTCTCTCTGCCGGCTTCATCCGGGACCTGAAGCAGCGATTTCCGGACCACGACAGCGCGGCCCTGCAAGCGCTGTGCGCGGGCATGTTCGCTTCGCTCGATATACCCGAAGCGGTCACCCGGGTCGTTACCGAGATCATCGGGACCTATGGAGCGTACCGGGAATTCGTCGGGAGCAACGGACTGGTCGATGAAGACGACCTGCTGGTGCGATGCCCCGGCTACGTAGCGCAGAAGTATGCTGCGCCGGGTGACCGCTGCACGCTGATCCTCGACGGGTTTTATGACCCTTCAGGAGCGGAGAGGAGTATCATCAAGGCCCTTATTCTGCATGCCGGCGAGGTCCTCGTATCGCTTCCCTCGGAGCCCCCGTTTTCCGACCTGCTCAAGGAGTACAGGGATTTCCTGCGCGATACCTCCACGCTCCGCGAGGAGCGTCTCGATAAGGAGGTCCCGGATCGCTCCCAACCGCTGCGCTACTACACTTATGCCGATGTCGAGGAGGAGGTGGAGGGCATGGCGAGGAGCATAAAGTCGTCGTTCGTATCGGGAAAGATCAAGCGGCTCGAAGAGATAACAGTGGTCTTCCCCGACCTGCGGAGCTATGCCCCCATGGTCGACCGCATCTTCAGGCGCTACGGCGTGCCCGCTTCGATTTCGGTACGGAAGAGTCTCGGCGAGATGCGGCCCTTTCTCGACCTCTTCTGCCTGCTGCGGTCGGTCGCCGAAGGCTATCCGCGACTGCACTTCTCCCAGTTCCTCTCTTCGCCTTACTTTACAGCGCTTCCGGAGACCATGAGGGCCTGGATCGCGCCGCTCTCGCTCCAGTCGGGCATCGTAGCAGGAAAAGAGGCGTGGCTCGAATTCATTGCCGAGGGCTCGGAGACGCTCGATATGAATCGCGTGCCGGAGCGGGCAGAGATCGAGAAGGGGATGAAGCGGGTGTTCAGAAAACTATCGCCCCTCGAGGAGATCAGAGACGGCGCATCCCTCGCTCGTTATGCAGAAGTGCTCGGAACGCTCGCCGACGACCTCGGGTTCCCGGGACCGCGTACCGATGCGACGACCAAGGCGCTCTCCGAGGCGTTCAACGAGATCCTCGACCAGATCGCGTTCATAGGCGCGCTCACTCCCGGCTCCGTGACCCTGCCCGAGTTCGAGGAGGCGCTGCGTCATCTCCTGAGAACGGCCTTTCTCGATAGCGAGGAGCAGGGCGTGAGGGTGATAGGCTTCCCCGATGCAGCGGGGCTCTCGCCGCGGTATCTCTATTTCGGCGGTCTTGCCGATGGCGCGCTGCCCCAACGGCAGGAGATGGACTACCTGCTGCCCGACAGCGCGAAGCGGAGACTGGGACTCATGCACCTCGAGAAGTTCAGCTCCCTCCAGAAGTACCTGTTTACCTGTCTCGTCAAGAATTGCGGGCGCCACCATCTCTCATACCCGCTCATGGACGGCGATACCCTCTTCCTCCCCTCTTCGTTTCTCTATGGAGGGGAGGAGCTCAGAGAACGGATCCCCGGGATATTCTCGCAGGAGGAGTACCTGGTCGCCAAGGGAAACGAACCGCTGCTGCGGCAGATGGACGAGATCGAGCTGCTCCCTGCATTGCTGCGGCTCCCTTCCTCCCTGCGGGTCACCGATGTCGACGCCTACCGTGCCTGCCCCCGGCGGTTCTTCATCGAGAAGATACTCCAGCTCACTCCTTCGGGCATAAAGGAGTACGAGATCGAGGCAGCCACCCTCGGCACTGTCATCCACAAGATAATGGAACGGCTCATGAAGGAGTCTTTCGGCGGTCTCGATGAGCTGCATCGGCGGGCAGAGGGTGTTGTGGGGGAGGTGCTGCACGAAAAGAAGATGGGCCTCTACTGGAAAGGCCTCATCAAGGACACGTTCATCGAGATGCTCCCCGAGCTCTACGATCGTGAGCTCGATATCCGGGGGGAGGGGTATATCTCCTCGGAAGTCGAGAAGAATATCTCGGGCGAACCGGTGAAGGGCATCAAGCTCCGGGGCAAGATAGACCGCATCGACAGGCTCGGCGACGAGGTGCAGCTCATCGATTACAAGACCGGCACAGCAGGGCTGAACTGTACCCAGGCGCTGAGCGGCAACGAGGACCTCCAGCTCTTCCTCTACGCGGCGATCCTGAAGAGCCACGGGTATCATGTGAGCCGCGTCGGCATTTATTCTCTCAAGGACATAACCGTCAAATGGTGCCCCCCGAAGCGGCGGGGGAGAGGCAAGGGAAAAGAGGAGCCGGGCCGGCATCTTGACGATTATATCAGCGCATCATTACAATTTCTCGAGAGCGCGGTGGCCCGGATCAGGAAAGGAGACTTCAGGGCAAAACCCATGAACGATTACGTCTGCTGGAACTGCCACGAATACGCTTTCTGTCCTTATATACAACAATAA
- the fdhF gene encoding formate dehydrogenase subunit alpha, which yields MRELLRRLQVQGGGQDMMKTNDKGRSGAIAMMYKVTIDGKMIEVPEGTKILDAARLLGVDIPTLCHHPKLSAFGGCRLCAVEVKGIPRLVTACTTPVVDNMEVTTSTPRIEGLRKTILELILSDHPHDCMVCERAGDCSLQELAYTYGLKENRFADGERRVYAQKDGNPFVERDMERCVLCGRCVKVCEEVQGVEAIDFTYRGFKSKVCPPYEKDLDCEFCGQCIAVCPTGALTGKMWSRKGRQKDVREVDTVCTYCGTGCNITLHVKENEIVRVSSREDTWNEGWLCVKGRFGYTFVNSPDRLTKPLIRIKDRSNRSNSSSRSNGLNDLNGLNGLNQTFRNGLNGVFKEVSWDEALDYIGKRLSEIKAAHGADAIGGLSSARCTNEENYAFQKMIRAAVGTNNVDHCARLUHAPTVAGLAAIFGSGAMTNSIPEIEDMEVIFIIGSNTKETHPVIANRMIKAWRNGAKIVIADPRRVPMVRFSEVFLNLKPGTDIALLNGLAHVILKEGLANEAFIKEQTESFEEWKKSVEDYTPEHVEKITGVPAEDIVRAARLYGGSRRAGIFYTMGITQHTCGTNNVTAIANLVMLTGNIGRESTGVNPLRGQNNVQGASDAGCLYNVYPGYQKVDLPEVKEKFEKAWGVSLSPKAGMPATEMIPAALAGRIKALYIMGENPVLTDPDMHHTTAALEKLDFLVVQDIFMTETAALADVVLPSTCFAEKDGTFSNTERKVQRVRKAVEPPGEARPDLDIIMEVSKRLGYPMQYATPEDVLAEFGRVWPTLAGITYERIERAGIPWPCPDKKHPGTRYLYKGGFPKGRVRFAPVAYTPPAELPDEAYPFILTTGRNLFQYHSGSMTRKVAAIEERAGEAYVEINPADARRLAVGNGDTVTVSSRRGSIAVKARMTTRVPEGTVFIPMHYHEAAANVLTIDALDTQVKTPEYKVCAVAITTVKTGT from the coding sequence ATGCGGGAGCTGCTTCGACGTCTGCAAGTTCAAGGCGGTGGGCAGGACATGATGAAAACAAACGATAAAGGACGGTCAGGAGCGATAGCTATGATGTACAAGGTGACAATAGACGGCAAGATGATCGAGGTCCCTGAAGGGACGAAGATATTGGATGCGGCCAGGCTGCTGGGCGTCGATATCCCAACGCTCTGCCACCATCCGAAGCTGAGCGCGTTCGGGGGCTGCAGGCTCTGCGCGGTCGAGGTCAAGGGGATCCCCCGGCTCGTCACCGCCTGCACCACGCCGGTCGTGGATAATATGGAAGTGACCACTTCGACCCCGCGTATCGAGGGGCTGCGCAAGACCATACTCGAGCTCATCCTCTCGGACCATCCGCATGACTGTATGGTATGCGAGCGGGCCGGGGACTGTTCCCTGCAGGAGCTGGCGTATACCTACGGCCTCAAGGAAAACAGGTTCGCCGACGGCGAGCGGAGGGTATACGCGCAGAAGGACGGGAACCCCTTCGTCGAGCGCGATATGGAGCGCTGCGTCCTCTGCGGCAGATGCGTCAAGGTCTGCGAAGAGGTGCAGGGCGTCGAGGCGATCGACTTTACCTATCGCGGGTTCAAGTCGAAGGTCTGCCCTCCCTACGAAAAGGACCTCGATTGCGAGTTCTGCGGCCAGTGCATTGCCGTATGCCCCACCGGCGCCCTCACCGGAAAGATGTGGTCGCGCAAGGGCAGGCAGAAGGACGTCCGGGAGGTCGACACGGTCTGCACCTATTGCGGGACCGGCTGCAATATCACCCTCCATGTCAAAGAGAACGAGATCGTCAGGGTAAGCTCGCGCGAGGACACCTGGAACGAGGGATGGCTCTGCGTCAAAGGGCGCTTCGGCTACACCTTCGTCAACAGCCCCGACCGCCTTACGAAACCGCTTATAAGAATAAAGGACCGTTCAAACCGCTCAAACAGTTCAAGCCGTTCAAACGGTTTAAACGACTTGAACGGCTTAAACGGTTTGAACCAGACTTTTAGAAACGGTTTGAACGGTGTCTTTAAGGAAGTTTCCTGGGATGAGGCCCTGGACTATATCGGGAAGAGGTTGAGCGAGATAAAGGCCGCTCATGGCGCCGACGCCATCGGCGGGCTCTCTTCGGCGCGCTGCACCAATGAGGAGAACTACGCCTTCCAGAAGATGATCCGCGCCGCGGTGGGGACGAACAACGTCGATCACTGCGCCCGTCTTTGACACGCGCCGACGGTAGCCGGTCTGGCTGCCATATTCGGTTCGGGCGCCATGACCAACTCGATCCCCGAGATCGAGGATATGGAGGTCATCTTCATCATCGGCTCCAACACAAAGGAGACCCATCCCGTCATCGCCAACAGGATGATCAAGGCCTGGCGGAACGGGGCGAAGATCGTCATCGCCGACCCGCGGCGGGTACCGATGGTGCGCTTCTCCGAGGTCTTCCTCAACCTGAAGCCCGGTACGGACATCGCCCTGCTGAACGGCCTGGCCCATGTGATCCTGAAGGAAGGGCTCGCTAATGAAGCGTTCATCAAGGAGCAGACCGAGAGCTTCGAGGAGTGGAAGAAGTCGGTCGAAGACTATACGCCCGAGCATGTCGAGAAGATAACGGGAGTCCCTGCTGAAGACATCGTCAGGGCTGCCCGGCTCTACGGCGGATCGCGGCGGGCCGGCATCTTCTACACTATGGGCATCACGCAGCACACCTGCGGCACCAACAACGTCACCGCCATCGCCAACCTGGTGATGCTCACCGGCAATATCGGCAGGGAGTCGACCGGCGTCAATCCCCTGAGGGGACAGAACAATGTGCAGGGCGCGTCGGACGCAGGGTGTCTCTACAATGTGTATCCCGGCTACCAGAAGGTCGATCTGCCCGAGGTCAAAGAGAAATTCGAAAAAGCTTGGGGCGTATCGCTCTCGCCCAAGGCCGGGATGCCCGCGACGGAGATGATCCCGGCTGCCCTCGCGGGCAGGATAAAGGCGCTCTATATCATGGGAGAAAACCCGGTACTCACCGATCCCGATATGCACCATACCACCGCGGCATTGGAGAAGCTCGACTTCCTCGTCGTCCAGGACATCTTCATGACCGAGACGGCGGCACTGGCGGATGTCGTGCTGCCCTCCACCTGTTTTGCGGAAAAGGACGGCACCTTCTCGAATACCGAGCGGAAGGTGCAGCGAGTGAGGAAGGCTGTCGAGCCGCCGGGAGAGGCGCGCCCGGACCTCGATATCATCATGGAGGTCTCGAAGCGGCTGGGATATCCGATGCAGTATGCCACCCCCGAGGATGTGTTGGCCGAGTTCGGCCGGGTCTGGCCCACCCTTGCGGGCATCACCTACGAACGGATCGAGAGGGCGGGCATCCCCTGGCCCTGCCCTGACAAGAAGCATCCCGGGACGCGCTATCTCTACAAAGGGGGATTCCCCAAGGGCAGGGTCCGTTTCGCTCCGGTCGCGTACACGCCTCCTGCCGAGCTCCCGGACGAAGCCTATCCCTTCATCCTCACCACGGGAAGGAACCTCTTCCAGTACCACTCCGGCTCGATGACGAGAAAGGTCGCGGCTATCGAGGAGCGGGCCGGCGAGGCCTATGTCGAGATCAATCCTGCCGATGCCAGGCGGCTCGCTGTCGGCAACGGCGATACGGTCACCGTCTCGTCACGGCGCGGCAGCATCGCGGTAAAGGCGAGGATGACGACGAGGGTCCCCGAGGGCACGGTATTCATCCCCATGCATTACCACGAGGCGGCGGCGAACGTGCTGACGATCGACGCCCTCGATACGCAGGTGAAGACGCCTGAGTACAAGGTCTGCGCCGTAGCCATTACGACCGTCAAGACAGGAACATAA
- a CDS encoding NAD(P)H-dependent oxidoreductase subunit E, which produces MEETVRKLIEEFREGEGNIISLLQETQEVFGYIPEEAVYRFSDELGIPVSKFFGVATFYAQFYLQPRGKNIITACCGTACHVKGSDRIISNLKRELHLTDERNTSDDRNFTLEQVACVGACGIAPVVIINRKVHGKMTTDKMAKELKALKEAGNE; this is translated from the coding sequence ATGGAAGAAACGGTCAGGAAGCTCATCGAGGAGTTCAGGGAGGGTGAAGGGAATATAATCTCTCTCCTCCAGGAAACGCAGGAAGTCTTCGGCTATATCCCCGAAGAAGCCGTATACCGCTTTTCCGACGAGCTCGGTATCCCCGTCAGTAAATTCTTCGGCGTCGCCACCTTTTATGCCCAGTTCTACCTGCAGCCGCGGGGCAAAAATATCATCACCGCCTGCTGCGGCACCGCCTGCCATGTCAAGGGCTCGGACCGCATCATCAGCAACCTGAAGAGAGAGTTGCATCTCACCGATGAGCGGAACACCTCGGACGACAGGAACTTCACGCTCGAGCAGGTCGCCTGCGTCGGCGCCTGCGGCATCGCCCCCGTCGTTATCATCAACAGGAAAGTGCACGGCAAGATGACCACGGACAAGATGGCGAAAGAGCTGAAGGCGCTGAAAGAGGCGGGCAATGAATAG